CGATATTAGCTGCTAACATCTCATGTGTCAATTTTCCGGTGGACATAGCTGTGTTACACCAGGTATTTGatcataaaatatgtatataatatgtatataatccaatactttcatatatatttatttttttacgattttattttttttaatccgctTCAAATTCCATCTGTGCATTTATCTAATGTTTGGATAAGAAGAAACCTACTTCAAAACGGCTTTATCCACTATGTATCTTTCAGCTCCTCACCAGACACTCAATGCTGAGGAATTGAGACCTGGAAAGTAGGTGAGATCTCCCATAGCAGGTGCATCTGATCTCAACTGCACTAGTTTAGGAGTATAGGAATGGATGTATGTTCCTTCAGATGCTAGCAATGAAATTAGTGTCAGAAATGTGTCCAGCTTGGGGGAAGTGTCCCCACGCATAGCAAATCAACAAAGGAGGTGTGCGACTGGAGATGAGTGTCACATAGGTGTAATGCCCACTTTTTGTAAGGACCATTGTGGTCGAATGGTGAGTTTTACTCGAGGACAGATTATATTCCAAACGTATGCCTGCTGTTTGTCTTTATAAATGGTAATGTGACCTTCTATAAGATTCTATGTCCAGCAATCTGTGTGAAAAGACTTGTGATTTGGAGGGGAAAATGACTTTGTAGCTTGGTTTAGTGAGCTGGTCAACTTGCTTAGTCTGATTCCTGGCTGACACAGCTGAATGGTTATCCTTTTCTCAGAGCTGAAGTTGGGAGTAAAGGGTGCTCAGTTATGTTAAATGTCTTGCTAAATCTGAAATTAAAATGCTTGAAGCTACCTCACCCAGCTTACAATGTAACCTAGCTATCCCTTTTGTAATGCCTCAGTGTAAACTGCAGCACTAATGGAATGTTAAAGCTATATTCATATAGTGTCTGTATCTCTGTGCACGCATGTGAATGGGGACATGCAATAATGTAGTTCTTAATTGGTATACTAGTTATTAGTTTGCAAGAGAAATTAGGTTCATCTCTGCTCTACCATTCTAAATAAGAGAAGGCACTTGTGCCCTCCGTTCCCTGTGCTTGGTGGGAGGGAACAATCTGAAGTCTTCATTAAGATACCTAAAAACTGATTTAATTGTAGGAAGTCCTGCTGTTGCTCTGTAGTGGATCTTAACCTCAACCAGTCCTTCATAATGTAAAATGTTTCCTCTAATTTCAGATACCATCCTGTTTGCCATCAGCAGTGACTATGTGGCTAGAGCTGGCCTACCACCCAAGGATCGTATGGATAGCTACTACGACAGATCTACTGCTGTAGGGAAGCTAAAAGATGTAACCAAGATTGTGTTTAGCCCTGAAGGGCAGCTCTTTGCTGTCCGTGGTGGGGATCTTTTTACTGGGCCCATGCCTCTGTCTGCAAACCTTGATTGGTTCTCTACTGCCAAGAGAGTGGGAAAAGCTGAGTGGGTTCAATTTAAATTTCTATTCTTTGACCCAAATGGGCTTCTGTATGCAGCTACAAAAGATGGGGAGCTCTACAAGGGTCCAGCACCAAGCAATGAAAATGTGTCCTGGCGTTATGGCCAAGCAACCAAGATAGGAAACTCTGCTTGGAATAAACTTGATGCTCTATTCTTTGACCAAAAAGGCAATCTGTATGCTGTGACCGATGGTGACAAGCTTGTGGTGGGAAGCCCTCCATCCACAACAAATGATAAATGGCTTGACTCCTGCACCACTATTGGAAATGGCGGTTGGCGAATTCTCACCCACTTCATGGAGATCAGCCTTGATGACCTACTGTGGTGTGTGGATTCACGCAATGGCAACACCTATAAAGGGAAAATCCCAACTAAAGATGATACCAACTATTTTGATAAGGCTGAGAATCTAGGTTGGAACTATAATAGGTACCGCTTTTTAGCCTTCACCACTGATAAAACCATCCAGAGTGTTGTAAGCTTTGAATTCCTACCTGCATCAGGCAAAATACTCTCTCAGCAGCCAGAGGTGGTCCAGTCTCAAATCTACAAGAATACGAGCAGCGTTCCCTTAAAGTACTCCTTCTCGTAAGTATCTACTGAATGTTAATCTGACACTCTTGCTTACAGATGGATTTAATGTGCCATTAGCCCATTTTGGGCTAAAATATGCAAATACCATGCTTCTCAAATGCATCATATCCTAGTTTCCAAAACCCCTGTTCACtttacagtttaaccccttaaggacacatgatggaaatattctgtcatgattcccttttattccaaaagttgtgtccttaaggggttaatgaatactTTTCATTGCATCTTAACACTCTGGAGTGATATTACAAAGATGTAAAGCAATACAGGATATTAAAACTGGCAAACGTGTTACTGTAGGTTGAGGGTATACTCTACTCGGTGTAAGTTGTATACTCTGCTAGCTCAGTGGTTTTCAATTCTTCTTAGATTCTCCAAAACTATGACTGAGACTAGCAGCTTTACCCAGGAGCATGGCTTTACAGTAGAAGTTGGAGCAGAGGTCAGTTTTACTGCTGGCATCCCCTTTATTGGTGACATGGAGACGAGCATTTCCATAAACACAAGTACCACTCACACCTGGAGCTTCTCAAAGACCAATGAAACCCAGGTATGTATCTGACATGATAGTTGGGTTTTGGATCTGTCTGCATACTGGCCACTGAGAATCCAGTTGTGGCAAATTTTGCAAGCTGATGTGCATTTTAACTCTACCTCTTACCACATGCTCCTTCCATTCTGTGCAGATCCTCTAAATTGTCAGTTCCTGTCTGTCCAATTACACGTCTTCCACCTATACATTACTTCAGAATATCTGATTTATTGTCTTCAAAATGTTTTTATGAAGGTCTAATCACTCAACATAGCCAGTGACACTACCTTTGTTTCTGACTCACTCTAGCAATCAACAGAACTAGCGTTTATGAATGGAAGCTTTCTTTTAAGCACCTGCTATCAAACCCTTCATTCTAATGCATGTCTCTCTACAGACTAGCTTCTCAGCCAGCACGGATGTAGAGGTGCCGGGTGGAAAGTCTATACGTATGATGGCTTCTGTCACAAAAGCACAAATGGATGTGCCATACACTGCCAAGATCCTCACCCTGTTTGGCTATGAAACCACCATCCAGGGAACATGGAAAGGGGTCACTCACTACAACCTGATGGTCACTCAGGAAGACTACAGCGGCTGAGGTGGATCACCTGTATACAATCTCCAAATGTAGGCTGGAATGTGATTACATGAGGGCATCTAATCCACATAGGACATGGTCAATTAATGCAATAATGTAAGCTTGATGGTTGGTCCCTACTGGTGTACAGttaataaaaactaaattaaGACTTTGTGACTTATTCTATTTGAAACCATATTGTAGGCACTGATTCTTTCATTAATTCTACTGTAGGATAATAGAACCACATGTGTGGTGCAGTAAACCTATCAGTGACTCAGCCATCGTGtgagagacacacactctcaagtTATGATCTCTGGAGAACGTGGCTGGGCTATTTCTTCCTAGTCTTTCCAGACTCCTATTACAGGCCAGGTCTGCAATTCAAGGATTTTGCTTTTGTATGCAGAGCTCATATGTTGCACTCTTCAGTCTGCTAGCTGGTTAGTACTACTTGCCAAATATGACTAGGTCCATGCACAGGCCTGAAAATATATCTTCATGCAATCTTGCTTGATTTGACATAAATTGTAGACCTTAAACTACTCTTCTCTAGCTTGGTGTAAACAGTTGGGTTTtgtgatatagatatagatatagatattacAACTTTAAATGTCTTGCCATGTTTCTAAGTAGGGGATGGACAGTTGATGGTTTAATCAAAATTTGTCTAATGTCCCATGATTCCTCTTTAGATTAAGGCTGCTCTTCTAATATAAGAACCAGTCTCTAAATGTGCCTCTTTCTAGAAGACAAAGAGAAAATATGAGGAGCCTTCAGAGAAGACACCTTAAGGTAGCATGCAATAATGGGGATCACCCCTAAATGGTGAATTTCAGTTGAGTGGAAAACAGAACACTTCTACCTCAAAGTGTCATCTTCGTGAGAGgggtataaaatataacttttattagacaatttaaaaataaagaactgaATGAAAGTTAAATACAAGAGGACAGTCATGCTGGTTTgatagcaatataaaaaaaaactgtaatatgCTGTACTCGTTCTGTCTCTGTGTAGAGATACTAGTGCATACTTTGTATCACTATACATACAGATGCAGGGATATTTTACAACTGGTATATAGTAAAACCGTCAAGGCTTTATGTACATAGTGATGCatagtatctgagagtttgggaACTTTCACAAACTGCTACTAGTATCTCTACACTGAGATACAGAGACAGAATATAGCATATTTATCATTACAGCTTTTTTACATTGCTATAATCAAACCAGCAAGGACTGTcctccatttaaaaataaaatgaattaaatgagAATTTACTAGTCTAAGTTGTATGTTTTATACCCTTCTCACGAAGATACAAAACTTGGTgggtagaaatgtgtgttttgtttttggttttttttgctcaATTAAAAGTTtctataatacttttttttttttttttacatttgatgcAAATATATAGAACATTGTACCTGCACTGCTTCCTCTGTCTTCCTGAGGATGAAACAGGACACAGCATTGGTGACAGGTCCCTCTCACTCTCCTAATGGTTTATTTTGTGGTTGGCGGTCTAGCTACCATAGAGCTAGAGCAGCAGTACCTGCAAAGGTGAGGATCTCTTCATCTCACTCGTCCGTATAGAGAACTCTGCATGCCTGTTATGGCAAAATTGCCATCATGGTGGTAACCATAACGTCaccaaaagtgtgttttgtttttttttcagtaagatgcaaacatttaaatatgttaaaGTAGAGATAATTGGTAAGATATCAGTTATTTCGTTTAATTTACATTATTCCATTCGGTAAATGGAACTACCGAACACAGTCtatccccctggctcattaacttcaaagagaacaTTTGTTTAAGCCCTCTTCCTgtgtggctgccgttcgtatagTCAAACAGCGGCAATCTTGTtcacacgaaaggaggcagcaggacctggtctggaactaaaatcggacactctacTTCCATAACACCGGTCCAAACTGTACgaatgcctgcttccttttctCGAACAGCTAGGAGGCTGCAGTTTggtagttttgttcccacgaactaggggaacaatTGCTTCTATGAGCCAGGGCGAGCAGTTTTGTGCTTTTATTCCTGTTTTTCAGACTTTACAAAATAGATCGGCCAAACCTctaaaacttatggaactgttttgggcaggagcctcgtgtgcggccggtcacctaagacttccatagaattaaaaaaaaaaaaaactgaattgaactgggtgatttttggatatgttggtcacccagatcagggctataagGGGATAGGACTTTTGTGATAATATTGTATGTTTTAGGGTACATTTCACGTTTTGGGGGAAATTGTAAATtttctgcttggagataattgttatttatctgacccaattatctccaagcagggaggaggggattGTTTGTACTGGGAGTATCAGTTTTAACCTGTATTATTGGCTGTATgatctgtgccccacaaggtccacgtgggaggtccccttgcatgggtacttgcataaaagccagtgtggcacccattaaaattcagttctgtTACCTTTCATCCAgttttggctgatgtttgggtaccggTCTGCTTTACTGGGAGAATCTACTTAGGAAGCGGTTATTTTCGTATGGAGAATCGTTTACTTTAATTCCCGTATACCAGcgttccttacaactggtggcaagcggagggatttgTGTCCTGAACCAAGAAGGAATGAATGGCTCACCAATATGAACTATTGAATAGATCCACATTGACAGACTTACTGGAAGCTAGGGAcatagtggcaagtaacaagacaaaagccacgttaattgctgTATTAATTCAGAGCAACAGAACCAGTGATAGGGAAATGGAACATATGGAAGAAACAGAGCTACACAAAGATGGATGCTCAGCATGTTGGGACCCAATCCATCAACAGACGCTACCCTACAAGTCATGTCACAAGCCAGACAAGCTTAAAAAagagcagatttattttaagcagacgtgcctttgcatataaccatgtttgtccaactaccttgacatattaaagcttggtaatgggactgaaatggtgaatatatgtagggcacaactgtaaaaaaatgacggtatcttgtttattttgaagtcctgtgggtgcgctctttacTTATGtaatgttattgtgctggagtatgcaacaagactgggccaatatcttctcattacatatggtacatattaatgacatttctgtgtattatgcatatataaatgtacattaatatatgtaaatataataggcataattataactaatacatatatgtgtgtgtgtgtgtgtgtatatgtatatatgtacacacacacacacacaccccccaccccgtggtggatccagagcctgaacttgggaggggcacttatagatttttgttttttttaaataatccatgcacaatacccactactgctctgtgtagtggttatggtgccaggagtgccgggacccgctcccagggtaagtagtcaaaccgtttaagaacagtttgacaacttacctggggtctgctgggatatggggctgtagtagggtataggagcagaggtgcaatgtgtgaggggtgcagtttgtgtgaaaggttcagtgtgtagggtgtgtggggctgtgtgtgtatgtatggggctagaggtcgcagtggggagtgaactctagcccctagCCCCTAGCTCCTGCGCTAGGCTGaggctgcaggctgagctcctgggtcttctcttcctccctcccctgccagctgcctgcatggtgcctccagaacagggaAGGAGATCTCTGATCACCCCTCCGGTCTGTGAAGacacatggtgcttggacagtgccagccctgcattggccagcaggggagagcctctggggggggagagtaattgcccgttgccccccgGATCCACCAGTCATAaatacagcccctctgtgtgcctttttgtctccccccccagtccctctgtatgtttctttctccccctcactgctcctctgtgtccatgtctcccctctccttcccagtctctctcttccccctctgcctctttctccccctccccttgtgtatctctctcttcccctctgtctttttcccgtgtctctctccctctctaccatctctctattccccctctttctccccttgtgtctcactctcccccctctgtctctttcttcctcctttccctgtggcactttCCCTCCCCCTGTCTATCTATTCActctctctctgttttattttcccccttccccttgtctctatattacctcccccgcaacctccccccccccatcccctccatttacctgagaggagtcagagggGGCTGGCCGCGTTTCACCTCCTTCCGACCTCAGCATTACAAGTGCCGCAGGACCGGTGAGGCTGCCAGCCTGACGGCACCAGcgtggaacgcggccggccccctctgagtgtgccaccggaccggccaaatttcccggtatcccggtgggccaatcCGGCCCTGTATTCAAAGGAAATTGACATATGTTATAAAAAGAACATATTTAAATGACTTATTAGTTAGAATTGATCCATTACAGTGTTATCAAAAACCATCTGAAATAGTGAagaataaggaaaattgtttcattcTTACAGTAATTTTCTTtacctgatcattattcatggcagcatttactcatgggtttgCTCCTAGAAAATTACggtaaaaatgaaacaattttctgtattcctgatcaatcatggcagcatttactcatggggaatacccaagcagtatatatcgagggagggacagagttcaaaacagCCTGatgagttctatttcctgtcctttctcatgccatgattgatcaggaaattATGTTTTAAATGCAGTGGTTGTGTCAACTGTTGCCACATTGTTAGTGTATACTCATTTGTGCACACACATAGTGGGAAACAGATTTTCCTATCACAATACATGTAAGCTATCTGATTACCTGCTTGTGTGGACATCATATGTAGGAAAAATGTACTTGACACTGAGAGACCATATTAAAGGACATCGGTCGGGCATGACAACAGGCTCTCGGGATCAAGTTACAGAAAAAACGGTAGCAAAACATTTCCTGATGGCTCAACACAGACTGCCCACGTGAAGGTTTTTGCCTATAGATCATATCCCTCCACTACCACATGGAGGTGATTAGGTCCAAATTGCTCTTACAAAGGGAAGCCTACTAGATTTATGGACTGACACAGTAGCTCCCAAAGGGCTCAATGAAAATATTGTGAGATTTTGGCATTAGATTATGTGGTTTTTGGTTAATTTTAAATAATGCAGGGACAGATTTCCATTATATATTTGACTTTATCATTTATAATACATATGAAAATGGCAAGCAAGTCAAACTCAAAGGAtaacacaggccaaataaacaagaatTCAGTTTACatgggcagcaaaaaaaaaaaaaaacaaagacttaatttttcataaaaacataggtttatttagaaaattacagtataaaaaaagtcaCCATACTGAACGTTCTCACGCTTGTAGGGCTTCCAAGTAAACACAAGAGCGAAGTTATTTTAAggagatgtgcatttgcatataaccaatttttcagtccaactaccttgagaTATAAGAAaattgaagtcctatgagtgtgttcttaactttggctaagatcatcaaacttgatgatctcagtcaatccaatgctttaccataagAAATCCttggaaggctattgtgcatgtgtggcaaaaatcagcatctccatggggaacattcagcgcctccatgcagacccaatctaatacactgtaaacaaatgcaatacactgctcccctccctccactcttttACGCTGCCCCTCCACACAATCTAAAACACTTACCCCACCAGCTGCAGCATTAAAGTATTGCTGCAGCTGACCCTGTGGTCGTATCAATCATATTCTGAAGATCATTATTGGAAATATCCAAACCAATATCAGAAAGATGAATGCCATCCTCAAAAAATAAACCTTAACAATGACCTGCAATATCATCAGGGTGAAATGTTAAACCACCAATTTATGGCATGAACTTCTCCATGGCTCTGTTAAACTTGCGCCTCACTCTTTCCAATGCTTTAATATTTGCATCGCGCAACCATATTAATCGTGTAATAATTTCAGACTATATTATTAAACAATTAGAAAACATTTGATGAAAAACATCATCCTTAAACTGTTGAATCAAATGTATCAACGTCACTCTTCTTATATAATTACCCCTGTAATGTAAGAATGTACCATTCTGCATACCAACTCACAGATTCTAAATGCACCAGTGATAGCCAAAACAAATGCAGTTGTGAAGAGTTGAGTCTCCTTTGAATCCCTACAAATAAAACTCAGACTCTTAACTAGATCCCctaataattaaaaagaaatggGAATTCGGAATGATAGGATACTTCTTTAACCCGTGCCCCTTTTAGCATTTGCTTAATAACAAATTCCTTAAAATGGCTTTTTTACAGAAGatttttaagaaaaaagaaatactCAATAAGGATCTTTTCAAAGAATATTTAGAGGCACCCACatgaattttattaaggacaaatTGTATTGCATTCTGTAAACTAGGTGTCCTTTAGGAGTTAATTTGGCTGGATACTCGGATATGATGATTCAGATTTTTTAGTCCTGTCAACGCTCTGGACATATGCCTGGAAAAGTCTCTGGCCATTACCCTTGATACAACGTTTAATAGCCCTAAAAGGGACTGCAACCTTTTGACTGTTGTTTTACTAAcattcaataaataaagaattcatCATTTAATTTCTTTAACTTTATCTTAAGGTAAACAAAATTCCATATTTTCAGAATCAATAATGATTCCCAAATACAATAAGCAGGTACTAGGAAAGACAGTTTTATCGCTTGCTAAAGGAATACTGAAATGACGATAGACATGAAACATTGTAATGAATGCAGGTAATCCGTAGATCCTGCTTTTCCAATGAAAAGGAAATTATCTAAATTATGCTAGGTAGCATTATGCTCACCCAAGAGCCCGCATCCTTAATTACCCATTTTAAATTCCTGTGTACAgatagtttctgatttaatactTTGTCATAATTAAACCATGACAACCCGACCAACATTTTTGTAAGCTTCCAGTATTGATTCCAAGTGGTGGAAAGGTCCACTAGCTTTGTCAGTATGTCGCTCACAATACACACCAGAAGATATACAAAAGCCCTGTAACCAATTATTAAATGACCAATTATCATCCTCCTTATACTGCTTCAATAGAAATTCCTTTGAAGCCAGTAAGAGAGAAAAGATATCAACATATTcattattcactttttttttccttaactGTAGATAGATGGAAACCCAATGGTGAAGACTCATAGGCTAACACCTCTTTTAGGCAATATTCACTGACCGTTGTACTATTCCTGTCAGGAATTTTAACGGGATAAGCAGCAATAAGTGTATGAGAATTTCAATTTAAAGAACCATCCTGAGTGGGACTTACCCAATATACCTTCTGTAACCAACGCTGAAGTTTTGGCTTGTTCCCCAGATCCTGTGACCGGTACTTGCCCAGATTCAGAAAACTGACAggatttcttctttctttttcctaTTTTCTTTGACTTCTTGCTTTTTCTGGTAGATGATGGAAAATATATTATTCTGGActtgcaattttttttcttctttccctGAAGCAGGCTACTTTCAGACAAATTAATGGACATCTGTGGCTCCTCCTCAGACTCTGCCCCTGTTACGGTTGCCTACAGGCTAGCtgaaagttggaccgtagaaaggatgctcctagcactcaccaaaggaccatcagcaccgtagacaccataagtactgcagactccacaaaccgCCGCTGCTAGGCTGGGATCTCgctgtctgctatccaccctggacctatgaccaggttccaggttccagtgggtgaacctcttccttctgtagagcaaagcaggatcaggaacaagagctactacaagagctcagtagctaagggagtatgaagagcatagcaatccctgtcgtgattatagctgtcccctccaaacacgaatcaaagctgcgagttgagggtcaagtagaactgttTAATGAGCGTGGGCCTGGTGGTACACAGGACATGCAGTTACAATAGCCAATCCAAACAGAatagtacagtcagacactcccagccaaggcacacaaactctcccctctgtctgtgatataattactgaacacaatgggctaacctaaaggaacactatagtcacctaaattactttagctaaataaagcagttttagtgtatagatcattcccctgcaatttcactgctcaattcactgtcatttaggagctaaatcactttgtttctgattatgcagccctagccacacctcccctggctatgattgacagagcctgcatgaaaaaaaaatggtttcactttcaaacagatgtaatttaccttaaataattgtatctcaatctctaaattgaactttaattacatacaggaggctcttacagggtccagcaagctattaacatagcaggggataagaaaatcttaattaaacagaacttagcaataaagaaagcctaaatagggctctctttacaggaagtgtttatggcaggctgtgcaagtcacatgcagggaggtgtgactagggttcataaacaaagggatttaactcctaaatggcagaggattgagcagtgaggctgcaggggcatgttctatacaccaaaactgcttcattaagctaaagttgttcaggtgactatagtgtccctttaattatcacaggcagaaaaatatacagttttacacaatattcataacttttcaAACCATACATGCAATTTCCATAAAAGTTATTCTGAATCAGCATaatcagtatacaaacatattcaaaactcatacaatttggtccagtggttcaaaagatagttgGAAGccctatttgaccgactgcaagcatggctttcatgcccaaaacagttccacagatttaggctgtgcagccagtctatcttctcctctatcctggagataattggcttaagtgggcgTGGCCacaaatagactttttaaatggcaataaactccagggg
Above is a genomic segment from Pelobates fuscus isolate aPelFus1 chromosome 6, aPelFus1.pri, whole genome shotgun sequence containing:
- the LOC134615313 gene encoding tachylectin-2-like; translation: MDTPDTILFAISSDYVARAGLPPKDRMDSYYDRSTAVGKLKDVTKIVFSPEGQLFAVRGGDLFTGPMPLSANLDWFSTAKRVGKAEWVQFKFLFFDPNGLLYAATKDGELYKGPAPSNENVSWRYGQATKIGNSAWNKLDALFFDQKGNLYAVTDGDKLVVGSPPSTTNDKWLDSCTTIGNGGWRILTHFMEISLDDLLWCVDSRNGNTYKGKIPTKDDTNYFDKAENLGWNYNRYRFLAFTTDKTIQSVVSFEFLPASGKILSQQPEVVQSQIYKNTSSVPLKYSFSFSKTMTETSSFTQEHGFTVEVGAEVSFTAGIPFIGDMETSISINTSTTHTWSFSKTNETQTSFSASTDVEVPGGKSIRMMASVTKAQMDVPYTAKILTLFGYETTIQGTWKGVTHYNLMVTQEDYSG